From the genome of Gemmatimonadales bacterium, one region includes:
- a CDS encoding MFS transporter: GMFAFTLLTAVLALWLNARFGVTEKTIGFFFMYYGGLSFVMRSAFLGPVVDRIGEIGALRVGTILLTVGMLLYPLVPTVWLMAVVIPFVPIGTALMFPSVTSLLSHAVNQAELGTMMGVAQTFAGSARVLAPILGTIAFQRLGVNSPFVLGGCIVAMVSWVTFRHIRAPSPAESIV, translated from the coding sequence GGGATGTTCGCGTTCACGCTCCTCACGGCGGTGCTGGCGCTGTGGCTCAACGCGAGATTCGGCGTGACCGAAAAGACGATCGGCTTCTTCTTCATGTATTACGGCGGGCTTTCGTTCGTGATGCGGTCGGCCTTCCTCGGCCCGGTGGTCGACCGGATCGGCGAGATCGGCGCGCTCCGCGTCGGGACGATCCTGCTCACCGTGGGAATGCTGCTTTATCCCCTCGTCCCCACCGTATGGTTGATGGCGGTCGTCATTCCATTTGTTCCGATTGGTACCGCGCTGATGTTTCCCTCGGTCACTTCGCTCCTCTCACACGCGGTGAACCAGGCCGAACTCGGGACGATGATGGGGGTGGCGCAGACCTTTGCCGGGTCGGCGCGGGTGCTGGCACCGATTCTCGGCACAATTGCATTCCAGCGCCTGGGCGTGAATTCGCCGTTCGTCCTCGGCGGGTGCATCGTGGCAATGGTCAGTTGGGTGACATTCCGCCATATTCGGGCCCCGTCTCCGGCCGAATCCATCGTCTGA
- the infA gene encoding translation initiation factor IF-1, translating into MAKEEGIEMEGVVQEVLPDRNYRVLLDNGHTILAYAAGKMSKFKIRVLEGDRVSVVLSPYDLTRGRVVYRHK; encoded by the coding sequence ATGGCAAAAGAAGAAGGAATTGAAATGGAGGGCGTTGTCCAGGAAGTCCTCCCGGATCGCAACTACCGCGTTCTACTGGACAACGGACACACCATCCTGGCGTATGCGGCAGGGAAGATGTCGAAGTTCAAGATCCGCGTCCTCGAAGGCGACCGTGTCAGCGTTGTCCTCTCTCCGTACGATCTCACGCGCGGCCGGGTGGTCTACCGCCACAAGTAA
- a CDS encoding M3 family oligoendopeptidase, giving the protein MAMIPLPESSAGFADATWDTLAPFYRELELAPVDASSLEEWLARWSRLDELVTEAASLAMIAYTCDTADESKKTAHLRFTTSILPRLEEAEVLLAKRLIAIGTDRPDFQTALRRFRTAIEIFREANVALVSEAEALAAQYQQTTGTMTVDWGGERVPLPRLAPFLKSHDRAVRESAWRASNSPYVAAHDDLAALFDRMVSIRQQMAHNAGFRDFRDYSFTAKCRFDYTPPDCERLHDAIERHVVPATLRTLEHRRARLGLPALRPWDLAIDPWRETSPVPYRDVKELQETAARIFTSVDPALGDQFRTMMTEHLLDLESRSGKAPGGYCDTLHARGRPFVFMNAAGVAEDVTTLLHEAGHCFHAFASHAKPFIWQRHPGAESAELASMSMELLAAPHLARPVGYYTDADAMSTRLEHLEDALLSLAHIASVDAFQSWIYTSAQGNDAAVRDRTWLALRERFEPGIDWSGLTDERVARWYRQLHIFLYPFYYIEYGIAQIGALQVWRNARKDPAGAVAAYRRFLALGATRPLPELYREAGVQLSFDAGLVGELVALVEEEMTQLRGALLKAA; this is encoded by the coding sequence ATGGCCATGATTCCTCTGCCTGAGAGCAGCGCCGGCTTTGCCGACGCTACCTGGGATACGCTTGCGCCTTTTTACCGGGAGCTGGAGCTCGCCCCGGTCGACGCGTCGTCGCTCGAGGAATGGCTGGCGCGGTGGTCACGGCTCGACGAGCTGGTGACCGAGGCGGCGTCGCTCGCGATGATCGCCTACACCTGCGACACCGCCGACGAATCCAAGAAGACAGCCCATCTCCGGTTCACGACGTCAATCCTTCCGCGCCTCGAAGAGGCTGAGGTTCTGCTCGCCAAGCGCTTGATCGCCATCGGGACCGACCGCCCCGATTTTCAGACTGCATTGCGCCGCTTCCGCACCGCGATCGAGATCTTCCGCGAGGCGAACGTCGCGCTGGTCTCGGAGGCCGAAGCGCTGGCGGCGCAGTACCAGCAGACGACCGGCACGATGACCGTCGATTGGGGTGGAGAGCGCGTCCCGCTGCCGCGGCTGGCTCCGTTTCTCAAGAGCCACGATCGGGCGGTGCGCGAATCGGCGTGGCGCGCGTCGAATTCTCCGTACGTGGCTGCACACGACGACCTCGCGGCATTGTTCGATCGGATGGTATCGATCCGGCAACAGATGGCGCACAACGCAGGGTTCCGCGATTTCCGCGACTACTCCTTCACGGCGAAGTGCCGCTTCGACTACACCCCACCCGACTGCGAACGGCTGCACGACGCAATCGAGCGTCACGTTGTCCCGGCGACGTTGCGGACCCTCGAACATCGGCGCGCCAGGCTGGGGCTTCCGGCGCTTCGCCCCTGGGACCTTGCCATCGATCCGTGGCGCGAAACGTCGCCGGTACCCTATCGTGACGTGAAGGAATTGCAGGAGACCGCCGCACGGATCTTTACGTCAGTCGATCCGGCGCTCGGCGATCAGTTCCGCACGATGATGACGGAACATCTGCTCGATCTCGAATCGAGATCCGGCAAGGCGCCGGGCGGGTACTGCGACACGCTGCACGCGCGCGGCCGTCCGTTCGTGTTCATGAACGCCGCGGGTGTGGCCGAAGACGTCACCACACTGCTCCACGAAGCCGGTCACTGTTTCCATGCGTTCGCGTCCCACGCCAAACCGTTCATCTGGCAGCGGCATCCCGGTGCCGAGTCGGCGGAGCTGGCGTCGATGTCGATGGAACTCCTGGCGGCACCGCACCTGGCGCGTCCGGTCGGGTACTACACCGACGCCGACGCGATGTCGACCCGGCTCGAGCATCTCGAGGACGCGCTCCTCTCGCTGGCGCACATCGCCTCGGTCGATGCCTTCCAGTCATGGATCTACACCAGCGCCCAGGGGAACGATGCCGCCGTGCGCGACCGGACGTGGCTGGCGCTGCGCGAACGCTTTGAACCGGGAATCGACTGGAGCGGGTTGACCGACGAACGGGTGGCGCGGTGGTATCGCCAGCTGCACATCTTCCTTTACCCCTTCTACTACATCGAGTACGGGATCGCGCAGATCGGCGCGTTGCAGGTCTGGCGCAACGCGCGGAAGGATCCCGCCGGCGCCGTTGCCGCGTACCGGCGCTTCCTGGCGCTCGGCGCGACGCGCCCTCTCCCGGAGCTCTACCGGGAGGCGGGGGTGCAGCTCTCGTTCGATGCCGGGCTGGTCGGGGAGTTGGTGGCCCTGGTCGAGGAGGAGATGACGCAGTTGCGGGGCGCGCTCCTCAAGGCGGCCTAG